The following are encoded in a window of Oncorhynchus mykiss isolate Arlee chromosome Y, USDA_OmykA_1.1, whole genome shotgun sequence genomic DNA:
- the sdf2 gene encoding stromal cell-derived factor 2: MDNCTGHSHFLLSAFLLTCLLGLSLGTELSFVTCGSVVKLLNVKHNVRLHSHDVRYGSGSGQQSVTGVTTVEDSNSYWSVRGTSGAQCHRGTPIKCGQTIRLTHVNTGRNLHSHYFSSPLSSNQEVSAFGEEGEGDHLDEWTVQCGGAVWQREEAVRFQHASTDALLSITGEQYGRPIHGQREVHAMMGPSQHSLWRAMEGVYMKPSESPLGNKDFSHPLHTEF; the protein is encoded by the exons ATGGATAACTGTACTGGTCATTCACACTTTTTATTGAGCGCTTTCTTATTGACATGTTTACTTGGGCTATCGCTCGGGACGGAACTGAGCTTTGTGACTTGCGGCTCGGTTGTAAAGCTGTTAAATGTAAAGCACAATGTCAGACTGCACTCTCACGACGTGCGCTACGGCTCCG GCAGCGGACAGCAGTCAGTAACAGGCGTGACCACGGTGGAGGACAGTAACAGCTACTGGAGTGTACGGGGCACCAGCGGGGCCCAGTGTCACCGGGGGACTCCTATTAAGTGTGGTCAGACCATCCGCCTCACACATGTCAACACTGGACGCAACCTGCACAGCCACTACTTCTCCTCTCCGCTTTCCTCCAACCAG gaGGTGAGTGCGTTTGGTGAGGAGGGCGAGGGGGACCACCTGGATGAGTGGACGGTGCAGTGTGGAGGGGCGGTGTGGCAGCGCGAGGAGGCTGTCCGCTTCCAGCACGCCTCCACCGATGCGTTGCTATCGATTACAGGGGAGCAGTACGGCCGGCCCATCCACGGGCAGAGGGAAGTGCACGCCATGATGGGTCCCAGCCAGCACAGCCTGTGGAGGGCCATGGAGGGGGTTTATATGAAGCCCAGTGAAAGCCCACTAGGGAACAAGGACTTCAGCCATCCTCTACACACAGAGTTCTGA